One Dermatophagoides farinae isolate YC_2012a chromosome 1, ASM2471394v1, whole genome shotgun sequence genomic region harbors:
- the LOC124491481 gene encoding uncharacterized protein LOC124491481 — protein MANTRFTIVNDDRDQILISKSLRDKMTRQKQQQNLTSSSTNADIPIKTPVTEPIKPNTNTFTASSDPSRGVSYPTIYPELPSLPTHDAQQNVHNQTLDEFEKLTHNKPQQPYPNFNPGFDPNFLLLELRGEYERKLQHYQMMWRKNLEEMDRLNKDLIHKNRQLMATEVKRIDDIVLKKHFDGTVLDKKDGPREQPCKEVEEKLIRCYEINGKKSLLCSQYVREFSHCINEARLKMLLQK, from the coding sequence ATGGCTAACACACGTTTTACGATCGTCAACGATGATAGGGATCAGATTCTGATTTCTAAATCGTTGAGAGATAAGATGACTCGACAGAAGCAACAGCAAAATCTCACCagttcatcaacaaatgcaGATATTCCGATTAAAACACCGGTCACTGAACCAATCAAACCCAATACGAATACATTCACAGCCAGTAGTGATCCATCTCGAGGTGTTTCATATCCAACTATCTATCCTGAACTTCCATCATTGCCAACACACGATGCTCAACAAAATGTTCACAATCAAACGTtagatgaatttgaaaaacttACTCATAATAAACCACAGCAGCCTTATCCGAACTTCAATCCAGGATTTGATCCCAACTTTTTGTTGCTCGAGCTTCGTGGTGAATATGAACGTAAACTACAGCATTATCAGATGATGTGGCGTAAGAATCTTGAAGAAATGGATCGATTAAACAAGGATTTGATACATAAAAATCGTCAATTAATGGCCACCGAAGTGAAAcgaattgatgatattgttttgaaaaaacatttcgatGGAACTGTACTTGACAAAAAAGATGGACCGCGAGAGCAGCCGTGTAAAGAAgtggaagaaaaattgattcgttGTTAcgaaataaatggaaaaaaatctcttcTCTGCAGCCAATATGTCCGAGAATTTTCTCATTGTATTAATGAGGCTCGCCTTAAAATGCTtttacaaaaataa
- the LOC124493164 gene encoding lipid scramblase CLPTM1L: protein MRPLSCTSIFVYLFLGYIIYSTYIFYTFLYPSECLDKDAKKCLNPAFKSTDVFQLFLCTSIESETIIAVIDTNLDCYHHNVSFNLAEPFQLNFQIELPPKTLNNGSLYQHVILTKLMSSYQVTTNIIQSKHTVIFVAPLTRYLLPTENIFNLLRSDNLKTTQSTKDSKRPVTHWRSKVIVNGLQEPFSLFKSALPYEMLYLFQLDSKDRYLPIIVISDARQRLLDLQQLPKENKPPVNMPLEVIYEPLPMGRLRLSLLIEKAFETMKKMGFGEREIEDAKGIFFETNGSFLLLTILIVSFHALFDFLAFKNDIQFWRHRETMEGLSFNSILWRFISQFLITLYLMDQESSKLITIPSMIATVIELWKMKKLAHIEFKGLRLIRKADYRPTNMETKTIELDSWTLKILNYYILPPLLGGGAIYSILYIKHKSLYSWAIQSAVNGAYCFGFISMLPQLFINYKLKSVAHLPWRAFMYKAFNTFIDDFFAFLIPSVPTSHRLATFRDDIIFLIYLYQRWLYPIDRNRMIVAQFGDQSLADVSEEQTKTMAHKKND from the exons ATGAGACCATTATCATGCACATCAATCTTTGTCTATTTATTTCTCGGTTATATCATCTATTCAACATATATTTTTTACACGTTCTTATATCCATCAGAATGTTTGGACAAAGACGCTAAAAAATGTCTGAATCCAGCTTTTAAATCAACTGATGTATTTCAGTTATTCCTATGCACTTCAATAGAATCCGAGACTATCATTGCTGTGATTGATACGAATTTagattgttatcatcataatgtatCTTTTAATTTAGCCGAACCATTTCAATT aaattttcaaattgaactCCCACctaaaacattgaataatggTTCTTTATATCAACATGTCATCCTAACCAAATTGATGAGTTCATATCAAGTGACCACTAATATCATACAATCGAAACACACTGTAATATTTGTTGCACCATTGACACGTTATCTTCTCCCCACcgaaaatatattcaatctTTTGAGATCAGATAATCTAAAAACGACTCAATCAACCAAAGATTCAAAACGTCCTGTGACACATTGGCGATCAAAAGTCATTGTAAATGGATTACAGGAACCATTTTCTCTATTCAAATCTGCTTTGCCCTATGAAATGCTATATCTGTTTCAATTGGATAGCAAAGATCGATATTTACCCATTATCGTCATAAGTGATGCCCGTCAGCGTTTACTAGATTTACAGCAATTaccaaaagaaaacaaaccaCCTGTTAATATGCCATTGGAGGTCATTTATGAACCACTTCCAATGGGAAGACTTCGTTTGagtttattgattgaaaaagcGTTTGaaaccatgaaaaaaatgggattCGGTGAACGAGAAATCGAGGACGCAAAAggaatattttttgaaacaaatggcagttttttattgttaacTATTCTGATCGTTTCCTTTCAT gctttgtttgattttttggcCTTCAAAAATGATATACAATTTTGGCGCCATCGTGAAACAATGGAAggattatcattcaattcaatattatGGCGTTTCATATCCCAATTCTTAATTACATTATATCTAATGGATCAAGAATCCAGTAAATTGATAACCATTCCATCGATGATTGCAACCGTGATTGAATTGTGGAAAATGAAGAAGCTTGCACACATTGAATTTAAAGGTTTACGATTGATACGTAAAGCTGATTATCGACCTACCaatatggaaacaaaaactatCGAATTAGATAGTTGGACGTTGAAAATTCTTAACTATTATATCCTACCACCTTTGCTTGGGGGTGGAgccatttattcaattctttatATCAAACATAAATCTCTTTATTCATGGGCTATTCAATCCGCAGTCAACGGTGCTTATTGTTTCGGTTTCATCTCGATGTTACCACAATTGTTTATAAACTATAAACTTAAATCTGTGGCTCATTTACCTTGGCGTGCATTCATGTACAAAGCGTTCAatacattcattgatgatttttttgcctTTCTTATACCTTCCGTACCAACCAGTCATCGTTTGGCAACATTTCGTGatgatatcatttttttaatttatcttTATCAACGATG GCTTTATCCGATCGATCGTAACCGAATGATTGTAGCTCAATTTGGTGATCAATCTTTGGCTGATGTGAGTgaagaacaaacaaaaacgatgGCACATAAAAAGAATGATTAA